The Aggregatilinea lenta genome includes a region encoding these proteins:
- a CDS encoding homoserine dehydrogenase, with protein sequence MHFDIALLGFGNVARALARLLDVKAATLRDDYDITFRVTGIATQSRGCAIDPDGLDLQAALRAVEAGERLETLHKGAPVSDTLAFIDACPADLIMEATWLNPQTGQPATDYVRAALKAGHHVVTANKGPVAFAYRELRALAAEQGVGFFFESTVMDGAPVLSVGREGLLATTILRIQGILNSTTNYILSALEQGTDFDEAVRQAQAIGVAEADPANDLEGWDATVKTVVLANVLMGADLRPADVDRTGIMGITVQDTQAALEADERIKLLCEVVNENGVVSASVRPARLPLSDPLSQVSKTSSAVTFKTDTLHSLTIVEGDTDPTTTAYGMLVDMINIARNRYHDS encoded by the coding sequence ATGCACTTCGATATTGCGCTGCTCGGCTTCGGCAACGTCGCGCGTGCTCTGGCGCGCCTGTTAGACGTCAAAGCCGCCACCCTCCGCGATGATTACGACATCACGTTCCGCGTCACCGGCATCGCCACGCAGTCACGCGGATGCGCCATCGATCCCGACGGACTCGATTTACAAGCCGCGCTGCGCGCCGTCGAAGCAGGCGAGCGTCTGGAGACGCTGCACAAGGGCGCGCCGGTCAGCGATACGCTGGCGTTCATTGACGCCTGTCCCGCCGACCTGATCATGGAAGCGACATGGCTCAACCCGCAGACGGGCCAACCCGCGACCGATTACGTACGCGCGGCGCTCAAGGCCGGGCATCACGTGGTCACCGCCAACAAGGGGCCGGTCGCCTTCGCCTACCGGGAGCTGCGCGCGCTGGCCGCCGAACAGGGTGTCGGCTTTTTCTTCGAGAGCACGGTTATGGACGGCGCGCCGGTGCTCAGCGTGGGTCGCGAAGGGCTGCTGGCGACGACGATCCTGCGCATTCAGGGCATCCTCAACAGCACGACCAATTACATCCTGAGTGCGCTGGAACAGGGCACGGACTTCGACGAGGCTGTGCGGCAGGCCCAGGCGATTGGTGTGGCGGAAGCGGACCCGGCCAACGACCTGGAAGGCTGGGACGCGACGGTAAAGACGGTTGTGCTCGCCAACGTGCTGATGGGCGCGGATCTGCGCCCCGCCGACGTGGACCGCACCGGCATCATGGGTATCACCGTGCAGGACACGCAGGCCGCGCTGGAAGCGGACGAGCGTATCAAGCTGCTGTGCGAGGTCGTGAACGAGAACGGCGTCGTGAGCGCCAGTGTGCGCCCGGCGCGCCTGCCGCTCAGCGATCCGCTGAGCCAGGTATCCAAGACCAGCAGCGCCGTCACATTCAAGACCGATACGCTGCATTCGTTGACCATCGTCGAAGGCGACACCGATCCTACGACGACCGCGTATGGCATGCTCGTGGACATGATCAACATCGCGCGCAATCGCTATCACGACAGCTAG
- the metH gene encoding methionine synthase, whose protein sequence is MTNATKPRELAFTNRRYLDAIADHVLIYDGAMGTSIQSYNLTAEDFGGERTEGCNDYLVITRPDVIEGIHASFLAVGSEVVETDTFRSNRLTLAEYGLGDRVLEINRVAAQLARGVADRYAGETGIPRFVAGSIGPSGKLPSSDDPDLSNVTFDELAAIFAEQAQGLLEGGVDVLLVETSQDILEVRAAVVGIGHAFEQTGIKVPLQVQVTLDTSGRMLFGTDIASALTTLESLPIDVLGLNCSTGPEHMAQPVKYLVEHSTRPLSILPNAGLPINVEGEAVYPMLPDPFAAMLSEFVDWGVNVVGGCCGTTPEHLAKLVERVKGAPDARRDPPTRQPETEAAVSSGMRAMAMHQTPPPTLIGERVNSQGSRKIKRLLLEEDYDGILQVARQQVDAGAHILDVCVALTERADEAEQMRKVVKKLAMGVDVPLMIDTTEPDVAEAALSLYPGRGIINSINLENGRVKIDSVVPIACKHGAAVVALTIDEQGMAKTATRKVEIARRIHDIAVNEYGLAPEDLIFDALTFTLATGDPEMAGSAVETMDGIKRIKAELPGVLTSLGVSNVSFGLGPAARAVLNSVFLTHCVEAGLDMAIVNPAHITPYAEIPDDQRLLADALIFNTHPDALTDYIQYFEQHDVAVGGAEQADPTEDMTAEEALHWQIVHRKKEGVEALIDDALTRQDAVTVLNTVLLPAMKEVGDKFGAGELILPFVLQSAEVMKKAVAYLENFLERKEGSTKGVVVLATVYGDVHDIGKNLVRTILSNNGYTVHDLGKQVPANTIIQAAVDHNADAIGLSALLVSTSKQMPLIVNELARRGLSYPVLIGGAAINRAFGRRILFLEESGDAYEPGVFYCKDAFEGLDVMDQLTVPEKHDELLERAVAEAHAEMGKATPAVKQRTEKARTSTVEPAPDIPTPPFWGARAVLDIPLDSVFPHLDKRELFRLSWGARNTHGEEWDRLEAEFEARLHRMKREAIEAGTLRPQAAYGYFPAQSQDDDLLIYDPDAYARGGALDEIARFHFPRQPFGEYLCLADYFAPVGGERMDVCPLQVVTVGAGATDAFDRLQAANEYTEAYFFHGLAVQTAEATATYMNRHVNRELGIPVSRGKRYSWGYPACPDLDDHATLFRLLPAEEKLGMTLTAAFQLVPEQSTAAIIVHHPDAKYYSVGVSRAEQLTSA, encoded by the coding sequence ATGACGAACGCGACCAAACCACGCGAGCTTGCATTCACCAACCGGCGTTATCTCGACGCGATTGCCGACCACGTGCTGATCTACGACGGCGCGATGGGCACCAGCATCCAGAGCTACAACCTGACCGCCGAGGACTTCGGCGGCGAGCGCACCGAGGGCTGCAACGACTATCTGGTGATCACCCGCCCGGACGTGATCGAGGGGATCCATGCGTCGTTTCTGGCGGTGGGCAGCGAAGTGGTCGAGACGGACACGTTTCGCTCCAACCGCCTGACGCTGGCCGAGTATGGCCTGGGTGACCGCGTGCTGGAAATCAACCGGGTCGCAGCACAGCTTGCGCGCGGCGTGGCGGATCGCTACGCGGGGGAGACGGGCATCCCGCGTTTTGTGGCGGGCAGCATCGGGCCGAGCGGCAAGCTACCCAGCTCCGACGACCCCGACCTGAGCAACGTCACGTTCGACGAGCTGGCGGCCATCTTCGCGGAGCAGGCACAGGGCCTGCTGGAAGGCGGCGTGGACGTGCTGCTGGTCGAAACCAGCCAGGACATCCTCGAAGTGCGCGCGGCGGTGGTTGGCATCGGGCACGCCTTCGAGCAAACCGGGATCAAGGTGCCGCTTCAGGTGCAGGTCACGCTCGACACGTCGGGCCGGATGCTGTTTGGCACGGACATCGCCAGCGCGCTGACCACGCTCGAATCACTGCCCATCGACGTGCTGGGCCTCAACTGCTCGACCGGGCCGGAGCACATGGCGCAGCCGGTGAAGTACCTCGTCGAGCACAGCACCAGGCCGCTGAGCATTTTGCCCAACGCCGGGCTGCCGATCAACGTCGAGGGCGAGGCGGTTTACCCGATGTTGCCCGATCCGTTTGCGGCGATGCTGTCCGAGTTCGTGGATTGGGGTGTGAACGTGGTTGGCGGCTGCTGCGGCACGACGCCGGAGCATCTGGCGAAGCTGGTCGAGCGCGTCAAGGGCGCGCCCGATGCTCGCCGCGATCCGCCCACGCGCCAGCCAGAAACCGAAGCTGCCGTATCGAGCGGGATGCGCGCAATGGCAATGCACCAGACGCCGCCGCCGACGCTGATCGGGGAGCGGGTCAACAGCCAGGGCAGCCGCAAGATCAAGCGCCTGCTGCTGGAAGAGGACTACGACGGCATCTTGCAGGTCGCGCGCCAGCAGGTCGATGCCGGGGCGCACATCCTCGACGTATGTGTGGCGCTCACCGAGCGCGCCGACGAAGCCGAGCAGATGCGCAAGGTGGTCAAGAAGCTGGCGATGGGCGTGGACGTGCCGCTGATGATCGACACGACCGAGCCGGACGTGGCCGAAGCCGCGCTGAGCCTCTATCCGGGACGCGGCATTATCAACAGCATCAACCTTGAAAACGGGCGCGTTAAAATCGATTCGGTGGTTCCCATCGCGTGCAAGCACGGCGCGGCGGTGGTCGCGCTGACCATCGACGAGCAGGGCATGGCCAAGACCGCCACACGCAAGGTCGAGATCGCGCGGCGCATCCACGACATCGCGGTCAACGAGTACGGCCTCGCGCCGGAAGACCTGATCTTCGACGCGCTGACGTTCACCCTGGCGACCGGAGATCCGGAAATGGCGGGCAGCGCCGTAGAGACTATGGACGGTATCAAACGTATCAAGGCCGAGCTGCCCGGCGTGCTGACCTCGCTGGGCGTGAGCAACGTCAGCTTCGGCCTCGGTCCTGCCGCGCGCGCGGTGCTCAACAGCGTGTTCCTGACGCACTGCGTCGAGGCCGGGCTGGACATGGCAATTGTCAACCCGGCGCACATCACGCCCTACGCGGAGATCCCCGACGACCAGCGTCTGCTAGCCGATGCGCTGATCTTCAACACGCACCCCGATGCGCTGACGGACTACATCCAGTATTTCGAACAGCACGACGTCGCCGTGGGCGGGGCGGAGCAGGCCGATCCGACCGAGGACATGACCGCCGAAGAGGCGCTGCACTGGCAGATCGTGCACCGCAAGAAGGAAGGCGTCGAGGCGCTCATCGACGACGCGCTGACGCGTCAGGACGCCGTTACCGTGCTGAACACAGTGCTGCTGCCTGCCATGAAAGAGGTGGGCGACAAGTTCGGCGCGGGCGAGCTGATCCTGCCGTTCGTGCTGCAAAGCGCCGAGGTGATGAAAAAGGCCGTTGCGTACCTCGAAAACTTCCTGGAGCGCAAGGAAGGCTCGACGAAGGGCGTCGTCGTGCTGGCGACGGTCTACGGCGACGTGCACGACATCGGCAAGAACCTCGTCCGCACCATTCTCAGCAACAATGGCTACACCGTGCACGACCTGGGCAAGCAGGTCCCGGCGAACACGATCATCCAGGCGGCGGTCGATCACAACGCCGACGCGATTGGCCTCAGCGCGCTGCTGGTCAGCACGTCCAAGCAGATGCCGCTGATCGTCAACGAACTGGCCCGGCGCGGCCTGAGTTACCCCGTGCTGATCGGTGGGGCCGCGATCAACCGCGCGTTCGGGCGGCGCATCCTGTTCCTGGAGGAATCGGGTGACGCCTACGAGCCGGGCGTGTTCTACTGCAAGGACGCCTTCGAGGGCCTGGACGTGATGGATCAGCTTACCGTGCCGGAGAAGCACGATGAGCTGCTCGAACGGGCCGTGGCCGAAGCGCATGCGGAGATGGGCAAGGCCACACCTGCCGTGAAGCAGCGCACCGAAAAGGCGCGCACGTCCACGGTGGAGCCTGCACCGGACATCCCCACGCCCCCGTTCTGGGGTGCGCGGGCTGTGCTCGATATTCCGCTCGATTCGGTCTTCCCGCACCTCGACAAGCGCGAGCTGTTCCGCCTGAGCTGGGGCGCGCGCAACACGCACGGCGAGGAATGGGATCGGCTCGAAGCGGAATTCGAGGCGCGGCTGCACCGCATGAAGCGCGAGGCGATAGAGGCGGGCACGCTGCGTCCGCAGGCCGCGTATGGCTACTTCCCGGCGCAGTCGCAGGATGACGATCTGCTGATCTACGACCCGGACGCCTACGCGCGGGGCGGGGCGCTGGACGAAATCGCGCGCTTCCACTTCCCGCGCCAGCCGTTCGGGGAATACCTGTGCCTGGCGGACTACTTCGCGCCGGTCGGCGGCGAGCGTATGGACGTGTGCCCGCTGCAAGTCGTGACGGTCGGCGCAGGCGCGACGGACGCTTTCGACCGCTTGCAGGCGGCCAACGAATACACCGAGGCGTACTTCTTCCACGGCCTTGCCGTGCAGACCGCCGAAGCGACCGCAACCTATATGAACCGGCATGTCAACCGCGAACTGGGCATTCCGGTCTCGCGTGGCAAGCGGTATAGTTGGGGTTATCCGGCTTGCCCGGATTTGGACGATCACGCGACCCTGTTCCGCCTGCTGCCCGCCGAAGAAAAACTGGGCATGACCCTCACCGCTGCGTTCCAGCTCGTACCGGAGCAGTCCACGGCGGCGATTATCGTGCACCATCCCGACGCGAAGTACTACAGCGTGGGCGTCTCGCGGGCGGAGCAGCTCACCAGCGCATAG
- a CDS encoding bifunctional homocysteine S-methyltransferase/methylenetetrahydrofolate reductase — protein sequence MAKIPFRERLAQGEVILADGAMGTLLHAQENLPIDTCFDLLNLDNPAAVTRVHHHYLEAGAEIVETNTFSANVFKLADCGLEDQCAAINRAGVELARRVVDSMFRENLYVAGSVGPLGVRLAPFGRVTPQQAFDAFIVQLRALIEAGADLIIFETFTDLNEIVQAVKAARATNPDIPVVAQMTFTRDDRTLLGDTPAQVALALAATGADVIGVNCSGGPSQLLRVLRQMQKAAPGARLSVMPNAGWPEMAGGRVMYSATPEYFGDYALAFKEAGACLVGGCCGTTPEHIHLMREALDDPSHHQPALVTVQERVELTRSDVPEQPTQLQQKLDAEQFVVTVEMRPPRGYTAQKVIASASLLKEAGVDVINVSDSPMARMRMSPWAVCHLIQQNLGIETVLHFPTRGRNLLRVQGDLLGAHALSVRNIFVVMGDPTTIGDYPDAFDTHDIAPTGLIRLIKHNLNDGQDQAGNSIGQPTSFHVGCALNITALDLPREVKLLRKKIDSGADFALTQPTFDPAALERFLDAYAAQYGPLTLPVLVGLMPLYGSRHAAFLHNEVPGIVIPDEVRKRIDVAGDGAPEEGVRIARELLVRLRPLAQGAYIMPAFGRYDLAASVVDVLERTRVV from the coding sequence ATGGCTAAAATCCCGTTTCGAGAGCGGCTCGCGCAGGGCGAGGTCATCCTGGCCGACGGCGCGATGGGTACCCTGCTGCATGCCCAGGAAAATCTGCCGATTGATACCTGCTTCGACCTGCTGAATCTGGATAACCCGGCGGCGGTGACGCGCGTGCACCATCACTACCTGGAAGCTGGGGCCGAAATCGTCGAAACCAATACCTTCAGCGCCAACGTCTTCAAGCTGGCCGACTGCGGCCTGGAAGACCAGTGCGCCGCGATCAACCGTGCGGGTGTGGAGTTGGCCCGGCGCGTGGTGGACTCGATGTTCCGCGAGAACCTGTACGTGGCCGGATCAGTCGGGCCGCTCGGCGTGCGGCTCGCGCCGTTTGGCCGCGTCACGCCGCAGCAGGCGTTCGACGCGTTTATCGTGCAGCTGCGCGCACTCATCGAGGCGGGCGCGGACCTGATCATCTTCGAGACGTTCACCGACCTCAACGAGATCGTACAGGCGGTCAAGGCCGCGCGCGCCACTAACCCGGACATTCCCGTCGTGGCGCAGATGACCTTCACCCGCGACGACCGCACCCTGCTGGGCGATACGCCGGCCCAGGTCGCGCTGGCGCTGGCCGCCACCGGCGCGGACGTGATCGGCGTGAACTGCAGCGGCGGCCCGTCGCAGTTACTGCGCGTGCTGCGCCAGATGCAAAAGGCCGCGCCCGGCGCACGCCTGTCGGTGATGCCCAACGCGGGCTGGCCGGAGATGGCCGGGGGCCGCGTGATGTATTCGGCCACGCCGGAATATTTTGGAGATTACGCGCTGGCGTTCAAAGAAGCGGGCGCGTGCCTCGTTGGCGGGTGCTGCGGCACGACGCCGGAGCACATCCACCTGATGCGCGAAGCGCTGGACGACCCGTCGCACCACCAGCCCGCCCTCGTTACGGTCCAGGAGCGGGTCGAGCTAACGCGGTCGGACGTGCCCGAACAGCCGACGCAGCTTCAGCAGAAGCTGGACGCCGAGCAGTTCGTGGTGACGGTCGAGATGCGCCCGCCGCGTGGTTACACGGCGCAGAAGGTGATCGCGTCGGCCTCGCTGCTCAAGGAAGCGGGCGTGGACGTAATCAACGTCTCCGACAGCCCGATGGCGCGCATGCGCATGAGTCCGTGGGCGGTGTGTCACCTCATCCAGCAGAACCTGGGCATCGAGACGGTGCTGCACTTCCCGACGCGGGGCCGAAATTTGCTACGCGTGCAGGGCGATCTGCTCGGCGCGCACGCGCTCAGCGTTCGTAATATTTTCGTGGTAATGGGCGATCCGACGACCATCGGCGATTACCCCGACGCGTTCGACACGCATGACATCGCGCCGACCGGCCTGATCCGCCTGATCAAGCACAACCTGAACGACGGGCAGGACCAGGCGGGCAACTCCATCGGCCAGCCAACCTCGTTCCACGTGGGCTGCGCGCTGAACATCACCGCGCTCGATCTCCCGCGCGAGGTCAAGCTGCTGCGCAAGAAGATCGACTCCGGCGCGGACTTTGCGCTGACGCAGCCGACCTTCGACCCGGCGGCCCTGGAACGCTTCCTCGACGCGTATGCAGCCCAGTATGGCCCCCTCACGCTGCCGGTGCTGGTAGGGCTGATGCCGCTTTATGGCAGCCGCCACGCAGCTTTTTTGCACAACGAGGTGCCCGGTATCGTCATCCCCGACGAGGTCCGCAAACGGATCGACGTCGCAGGCGACGGCGCGCCGGAAGAAGGCGTACGCATCGCCCGCGAGCTGCTGGTCCGGCTGCGCCCCCTGGCGCAGGGTGCCTATATCATGCCCGCGTTTGGGCGCTACGATCTGGCCGCCAGCGTAGTGGACGTGCTAGAGCGCACCCGTGTGGTGTAA
- a CDS encoding LppX_LprAFG lipoprotein → MRRYLTYLIVFVAGISLLAACGGSDKDEPLPEARTLLEEATQKVEDAASFELEIALSGYPVGIDVGDFPMPMDLPLQFDYARGTFIAPDRLSANVQVSLGDLAATVDLVAIGNEQFMRSDTLTQGRWVQEEIIPGFAPSVLLAEDGGITSALNSIDNLEMVGRIDLDGLDVYHLRGQIDAANVYALTFGLMGASEGALDSDIYIMADDHTVEQIVLHEPPPDVPTQEPAAAATAEAEAEELEPTVWTISLQGYNEDYAIQAPATEEAKSGLPDMGTAQPDGLSATSEPDGQ, encoded by the coding sequence ATGCGTCGTTACCTGACGTATTTGATCGTGTTTGTCGCCGGGATTAGCTTGCTGGCGGCCTGCGGCGGCTCGGACAAGGATGAGCCACTGCCCGAGGCGCGCACGCTTTTGGAGGAGGCGACACAGAAAGTCGAGGACGCCGCATCATTCGAGCTGGAGATTGCACTCAGCGGTTACCCGGTGGGTATTGACGTGGGCGACTTCCCCATGCCCATGGACCTGCCGCTTCAGTTCGACTATGCGCGCGGCACGTTCATCGCGCCCGACCGCTTGAGCGCGAACGTGCAGGTCAGCCTGGGCGATCTGGCCGCGACGGTGGATCTGGTGGCGATTGGCAACGAACAGTTCATGCGCAGCGACACACTGACGCAGGGACGCTGGGTCCAGGAGGAGATTATTCCCGGTTTTGCACCCTCGGTGCTGCTGGCCGAAGACGGCGGCATCACCAGCGCCTTGAACTCAATCGATAATCTGGAAATGGTGGGCCGCATCGACCTCGACGGGCTGGACGTGTATCACCTGCGCGGTCAGATCGACGCGGCGAACGTCTATGCCCTTACGTTTGGACTGATGGGCGCCAGTGAAGGCGCGTTGGATTCTGATATCTATATTATGGCGGACGATCACACGGTCGAGCAGATCGTGCTGCACGAGCCGCCGCCCGACGTGCCGACCCAGGAACCTGCCGCCGCCGCTACTGCTGAGGCCGAGGCCGAAGAACTTGAGCCGACCGTCTGGACGATCTCGCTTCAGGGCTACAACGAGGATTACGCCATTCAAGCACCTGCGACCGAAGAAGCGAAGAGTGGGCTTCCTGATATGGGCACCGCGCAGCCGGATGGCCTGAGCGCGACGAGCGAACCGGACGGTCAATGA
- a CDS encoding MFS transporter, with amino-acid sequence MSILPSSDRRRSPWLILAIVSLPVFIGALDLTIISAVLPEVIVSLKLPVKDYLDQASWAVNGYLLAYAISMTFTGRLSDLIGRRSVYIGCLILFMIGSYLVTAYDSTFLNSTIARFYNSVLGMRPPRLEERHLYLVIAARIVQALGAGAMVPITIALVGDLFPRGERARPLGVVGAVDTVGWVLGHLYGGVMVRLFGLHGDSLVDAFGSLGISVAQPSWETLFILNIPIGILGLAGAWWALSHVEGPRATGRFDFLGTLLVSFSLIALNLGLGASPDAVMGAGNINELGEASSGRGVYFLVAALAFFLLFLWTETRVRDPLVHLNLFQRRNFASASGTNLLVGFCLAIGLVSAPLLVNIRADSPTSDDIQQAALIAGLLLSGLTIPMALAAIPGSVLSDRKGYRFPTVLGMALSAIGFALAGLTWKADTSYWLMGAEMVLVGIGLGLTISPIGTAVINDAHEDERGVASALILILRLIGMTLAISSLTTYSLERVDQLVRNQSTATSGDTGEVIEASVDAQFYAAVQAIQELQFVGAAVSVLGLLAAAFLQGGQVKPLLAPASPPGEKRRIMARGDPGD; translated from the coding sequence ATGAGCATCCTGCCTTCCTCTGACCGGCGACGGTCGCCGTGGCTGATCCTGGCAATCGTCAGCCTGCCGGTCTTCATTGGCGCGCTCGACCTGACGATCATTTCGGCGGTTCTGCCCGAAGTGATCGTTAGTTTGAAGCTGCCCGTCAAGGACTACCTCGATCAGGCGTCCTGGGCCGTCAACGGCTACCTGCTCGCGTACGCGATCAGTATGACGTTCACCGGGCGTTTGTCCGACCTCATCGGGCGGCGCTCGGTCTACATCGGGTGTCTGATCCTGTTTATGATCGGCTCCTACCTCGTCACGGCCTACGACAGCACCTTTCTCAACAGCACGATTGCGCGCTTTTATAACAGTGTGCTGGGAATGCGTCCCCCGCGATTGGAGGAGCGTCACCTGTATCTGGTGATCGCCGCCCGAATCGTGCAGGCGTTGGGGGCAGGCGCGATGGTTCCCATTACCATCGCCCTGGTAGGCGACCTGTTCCCACGCGGCGAGCGTGCCCGTCCGCTGGGCGTAGTGGGCGCGGTCGATACGGTGGGCTGGGTGCTGGGCCACCTGTATGGCGGCGTGATGGTGCGCCTGTTCGGCCTGCACGGCGACAGCCTCGTGGACGCCTTCGGCAGTCTGGGCATCAGCGTCGCACAACCCTCGTGGGAGACGCTGTTCATTCTCAATATTCCCATCGGCATCCTGGGCCTCGCGGGTGCGTGGTGGGCGTTGAGCCACGTCGAAGGGCCGCGCGCGACCGGGCGCTTCGACTTCCTGGGGACGCTGCTGGTGTCGTTCAGCCTCATCGCGCTGAATCTCGGACTGGGGGCCAGCCCAGATGCGGTGATGGGCGCGGGCAACATCAACGAGCTGGGCGAAGCGTCGAGCGGCAGAGGGGTGTATTTCCTCGTGGCAGCGCTGGCGTTTTTTCTCTTGTTTTTGTGGACGGAAACGCGCGTCCGCGATCCATTGGTGCACCTGAATCTGTTCCAGCGGCGCAACTTCGCGTCGGCGTCGGGCACTAACCTCCTGGTCGGATTCTGCCTCGCGATCGGCCTTGTCAGTGCGCCGCTGCTGGTGAACATCCGCGCGGACAGCCCAACCAGCGACGACATCCAGCAGGCGGCTTTAATTGCCGGACTGCTGCTGTCCGGCCTGACGATTCCGATGGCGCTGGCCGCGATACCCGGCAGCGTACTGAGCGACCGGAAGGGCTATCGCTTCCCGACCGTGCTGGGCATGGCGCTGTCGGCCATCGGGTTCGCGCTCGCGGGCCTGACCTGGAAGGCTGACACGTCCTACTGGCTCATGGGCGCGGAGATGGTGCTGGTCGGCATCGGGCTGGGCCTGACGATCTCCCCGATCGGCACGGCGGTCATCAATGACGCGCACGAAGACGAGCGGGGTGTGGCCTCGGCGCTGATCCTGATTCTGCGGCTGATCGGCATGACGCTGGCAATCTCGTCCCTGACGACCTACTCGCTCGAGCGGGTGGATCAGTTGGTCCGCAACCAGAGCACCGCGACGTCGGGCGACACCGGCGAGGTGATCGAAGCCTCCGTGGACGCCCAGTTTTACGCGGCGGTCCAGGCAATTCAGGAATTGCAGTTCGTCGGGGCGGCGGTTTCCGTGCTGGGACTGCTGGCGGCAGCTTTTTTGCAGGGCGGGCAAGTCAAGCCGCTGCTTGCGCCTGCCTCGCCGCCGGGCGAGAAGCGGCGCATTATGGCGCGAGGTGATCCGGGGGATTGA
- a CDS encoding GAF domain-containing protein, protein MVTSGPAICKDLDAADEQPDILVIDYALGDVYTLITALRERYPRLLILLVDEEADFVMPGRADEVSVDPFEGDDLIKRIKRMTEDRRLETLRTDVLPQIRVFAKALRRASSGYARQQAAITATRSLGFDYAAVYQAAPADPGDLTLAVQDGPRELVDGAPKRESGPNSLVAWVGRNGQSRIVAPGDEPTHVFLRERQLGAAVCVPIGVTFRFGVIVACRTEPQSITQQNVLMLELVSAQLASALAKQG, encoded by the coding sequence ATGGTCACAAGCGGACCCGCGATTTGTAAGGATCTGGATGCTGCCGACGAGCAACCCGATATTCTGGTCATCGATTACGCGCTGGGCGACGTTTACACCCTCATCACGGCCCTGCGCGAACGCTATCCCCGCCTGCTGATTCTGTTGGTAGACGAAGAAGCCGATTTTGTCATGCCGGGCCGCGCGGACGAGGTCTCGGTGGATCCGTTCGAGGGCGACGACCTGATCAAACGCATCAAGCGGATGACCGAAGACCGCCGCTTGGAAACGCTGCGCACAGACGTCCTGCCGCAGATTCGCGTGTTCGCCAAAGCGTTGCGGCGCGCCTCGTCCGGCTACGCGCGCCAGCAGGCCGCGATTACCGCCACGCGATCGTTGGGCTTTGACTATGCCGCCGTTTACCAGGCCGCGCCCGCAGACCCCGGCGATCTGACGCTCGCCGTGCAGGATGGTCCGCGCGAGTTGGTGGATGGCGCGCCCAAGCGCGAGAGCGGCCCGAACTCACTGGTGGCCTGGGTCGGACGCAATGGCCAGAGCCGTATTGTCGCGCCCGGCGACGAGCCGACCCACGTGTTTTTGCGCGAAAGGCAGCTCGGCGCGGCGGTGTGTGTGCCTATTGGCGTGACGTTCCGGTTCGGGGTGATCGTCGCCTGCCGGACCGAACCGCAGAGCATCACGCAGCAAAACGTATTGATGCTAGAATTAGTCAGCGCCCAGCTTGCAAGCGCGCTGGCTAAGCAAGGGTAA
- a CDS encoding succinylglutamate desuccinylase/aspartoacylase family protein codes for MSVPIQIGSARSHPGQIVYGQFDAVPLPTGGIETLPVIIAQGRSGDGPVLWLTASIHGNEYDGLLAIHRLITPDLVEQLNGTIVAIPTLNPAGLRSGARAPYYQHGKDPNRLFPGMPLEGSGRDPHLPSALELSYARLFAHIDATADFLIDLHNYGSRSIPFVFRDPVFYHNTRDYHAAVRLQHMVGEMVQALGLTVVNEYVSDQYVEMGLHRSVSGATLNTARIPAVTVELGGQNAVNPVCVQEVVAGIRNVMRWASMLPGPAEQVAHTPVADLGYPVRRIQHPRVTEACVVHAVVEPGQAVSAGQAVARMVDIYGRPVGGAQGWLCSEYDGLVLGLYPGITYFPNEPVMGLAIRDDHELIVQVPYG; via the coding sequence ATGTCTGTTCCTATCCAAATCGGCTCCGCGCGCAGCCATCCGGGCCAGATCGTGTATGGTCAATTTGACGCTGTGCCCCTGCCGACTGGCGGCATAGAGACGCTGCCCGTAATCATCGCCCAGGGGCGCAGTGGGGACGGTCCGGTCCTATGGCTGACGGCCAGCATCCACGGCAACGAATATGACGGCTTGCTGGCGATCCACCGGCTGATCACGCCGGATCTGGTCGAGCAGCTCAATGGGACCATCGTCGCCATTCCCACCCTGAATCCGGCGGGGCTGCGGTCCGGCGCGCGCGCGCCCTATTACCAGCACGGCAAAGACCCGAACCGCCTGTTCCCCGGCATGCCTTTGGAGGGCAGCGGGCGCGATCCGCACCTGCCGAGCGCGCTCGAACTGTCCTACGCGCGCCTGTTTGCCCACATCGACGCCACGGCTGACTTCCTGATCGATCTGCATAATTATGGCAGCCGGTCGATCCCGTTCGTCTTTCGGGACCCGGTGTTTTACCACAACACGCGGGACTACCACGCCGCCGTTCGGCTCCAACACATGGTGGGCGAGATGGTGCAGGCGCTGGGGCTGACCGTCGTCAACGAGTACGTGTCCGACCAGTACGTGGAGATGGGCTTGCATCGATCGGTCAGTGGAGCGACACTAAACACGGCGCGTATCCCGGCGGTGACCGTGGAACTGGGCGGCCAGAACGCGGTCAATCCCGTCTGCGTGCAGGAAGTGGTCGCGGGCATCCGCAATGTGATGCGCTGGGCGTCGATGCTGCCCGGCCCGGCGGAGCAAGTCGCTCACACGCCGGTCGCAGATCTGGGCTATCCGGTGCGGCGCATCCAGCATCCGCGCGTGACGGAAGCCTGCGTGGTGCACGCCGTGGTCGAGCCGGGGCAGGCGGTCAGCGCGGGGCAGGCTGTGGCGCGGATGGTCGATATTTATGGCCGTCCTGTCGGGGGCGCTCAGGGATGGTTGTGCAGCGAGTATGACGGGCTGGTGTTGGGGTTGTACCCCGGTATCACCTATTTTCCGAACGAGCCGGTGATGGGCCTTGCGATTCGAGACGATCACGAGTTGATCGTACAGGTGCCATACGGTTAG